One part of the Polycyclovorans algicola TG408 genome encodes these proteins:
- a CDS encoding CoA transferase, producing MTAGLIPQRAEQHHAEAGLAGRYVSVLLNDLGRSEHDACIAVPEHPAAAWARSGLMALTGNHDPALCIAPIVSAAQGALAALKSVAPNTAGLDEIDAALLLGERAALTGSTRAGATSPGGACHLLATADDWLAVNLARDDDWALLPAWLEIDACPDLATLAAELTRRPSALLIERAGWLGLAVARDQAPQAAAWCTVHSGADWRGTTTMPARAPRVLDLSSLWAGPLCSHLLQRLGAEVIKVEGWQRPDGARRGNADFFNLLHAGKRCVALDWGTPTGTAQLRALLASADIVIEGSRPRALQQLGIEAEAWVAERPHRTWISLTGYGRCGPDAERVAFGDDATVAAGLSHLMHDTTGQRLMVGDALADPLTGLHAALAAWASWCDGGGRLVGLSLVDVTRHAACFELPESTAGRRARHADWQAWLHRHGVIAQPPRARLPVARAASLGADSAQILDGLAPC from the coding sequence ATGACCGCAGGTCTCATCCCGCAGCGTGCCGAACAACACCATGCCGAAGCTGGCCTGGCTGGCCGCTACGTGTCGGTCTTGCTCAACGACTTGGGGCGCTCTGAGCACGACGCGTGCATTGCCGTCCCTGAACACCCTGCCGCCGCTTGGGCGCGCAGCGGCTTGATGGCGCTGACGGGCAACCACGACCCAGCGCTGTGTATTGCCCCTATCGTGAGTGCGGCGCAGGGCGCCCTCGCCGCGCTGAAGTCCGTGGCGCCCAACACGGCGGGCCTTGATGAGATTGACGCGGCCCTGCTGCTGGGCGAACGGGCGGCGCTCACGGGCAGCACCCGCGCCGGCGCGACTTCGCCCGGCGGCGCCTGCCACCTGCTGGCCACGGCCGATGACTGGCTGGCGGTCAACCTCGCCCGGGATGACGACTGGGCGCTGCTGCCGGCATGGCTGGAGATCGATGCCTGCCCGGACCTGGCGACCCTGGCCGCTGAACTGACGCGGCGTCCGTCCGCGCTGCTGATCGAACGCGCCGGGTGGCTGGGATTGGCGGTGGCGCGGGATCAGGCCCCGCAGGCCGCAGCGTGGTGCACGGTTCACAGCGGCGCGGACTGGCGCGGCACGACAACCATGCCGGCCCGCGCGCCACGGGTGCTGGATCTGTCGTCGCTGTGGGCCGGACCGCTTTGCAGCCATCTGCTGCAGCGGCTCGGCGCCGAGGTCATCAAGGTGGAAGGCTGGCAGCGCCCGGACGGCGCGCGACGCGGCAACGCCGATTTCTTCAACCTGCTGCACGCCGGCAAGCGCTGCGTGGCGCTGGACTGGGGCACGCCCACCGGCACCGCACAGTTGCGCGCGCTGCTGGCAAGTGCCGACATCGTCATCGAGGGCTCGCGGCCGCGCGCGTTGCAGCAGTTGGGCATTGAGGCCGAGGCGTGGGTTGCAGAACGGCCGCACCGCACCTGGATCAGCCTGACCGGCTACGGCCGCTGCGGGCCCGACGCCGAGCGCGTTGCCTTTGGCGACGACGCCACCGTCGCCGCCGGTCTCAGCCACCTCATGCACGACACCACCGGGCAGCGCCTGATGGTGGGCGACGCCCTGGCCGACCCGCTCACCGGCCTGCATGCAGCGTTGGCGGCGTGGGCGAGCTGGTGTGATGGCGGCGGCCGACTGGTCGGCCTGTCGCTGGTCGATGTCACCCGGCATGCCGCCTGCTTCGAATTGCCCGAATCGACGGCCGGGCGCCGCGCCCGCCATGCCGACTGGCAGGCATGGCTGCACCGGCATGGGGTGATCGCCCAGCCGCCGCGCGCCCGCTTGCCGGTGGCGCGCGCCGCGTCACTTGGTGCCGATAGCGCGCAGATCTTGGATGGCCTTGCACCGTGCTGA
- a CDS encoding MarR family winged helix-turn-helix transcriptional regulator: MKTRDRLLAVDASAEDWQASVPEFSYEDVTLMRLIRVASQSITAFTDPLLRPSGLTESSYHTLIVVLANGDRGTTPSALCEQVGQNRANMTRILNVLETEGQVQIKADPHDARRRQVVITPAGRALVRSHAQAFQPIVATAFSALDANEKQAFEQMLRRLVVSMDQAEQVVARQR, translated from the coding sequence ATGAAAACGCGTGATCGATTGCTTGCGGTTGATGCCAGTGCCGAAGACTGGCAAGCGAGTGTTCCAGAATTTTCTTATGAAGACGTCACGCTGATGCGGCTGATCCGGGTGGCCAGCCAAAGCATCACCGCGTTTACCGACCCTTTGCTGCGGCCCTCGGGGCTGACGGAAAGCTCCTACCACACGCTGATTGTGGTGCTCGCCAACGGGGATCGTGGCACTACGCCATCAGCGTTGTGCGAGCAGGTGGGGCAAAACCGCGCCAACATGACCCGCATTCTCAACGTGCTGGAAACCGAGGGGCAGGTACAGATCAAGGCCGACCCTCACGATGCGCGTCGGCGGCAGGTGGTGATCACCCCCGCAGGGCGCGCATTGGTGAGAAGCCATGCGCAAGCTTTCCAGCCCATCGTGGCAACGGCTTTCAGTGCCCTCGACGCCAATGAAAAGCAAGCCTTTGAGCAGATGCTCAGACGCCTGGTGGTGTCGATGGACCAGGCTGAACAGGTCGTGGCGCGTCAGCGATGA
- a CDS encoding OmpP1/FadL family transporter → MNAVGTGAIQLGMAGAGTAMVEDATATLRNPAAGAWLESGMVAELGVAIPDGGYRAGPRGDAAPFGLLDLAPGRQTSITGVFPLPSFARNWRIDDRTAFGWGLSASGLKSLSDGSDTTLARGVPGFAANCEGTFGGGNATSALTDLSGLCGQSGTTLGVDLTQILLSAHWAYRLTPTLAVGVSPVLAGQRIALRGLGAFAAFSNAPDKVTDNGFDYAYGGGLRVGLLWELGAGVGIGAAYQSRLYQTDFDRYSGAIIGKSLDFAPVLNLGVQYQFLPGHRLLIDFEQIRYGDVKALSNTVAAQRFTDECFVPRLLSRNLPNTAMLDACLGGNAGPGFGWHSVEVYKVGYQGERGRLSWRAGFSWGGNPVGKDQALPSVFAPAVTDQHAAIGLSWKLSPRLNLGWALLYAVNNTQRTLNTLSSARPVLLQGQLLTFNVDADPGDQLIEANLSVWQSQFSLGWTFD, encoded by the coding sequence ATGAACGCGGTGGGGACCGGTGCCATACAACTGGGCATGGCCGGGGCGGGTACCGCCATGGTCGAGGATGCCACTGCCACCCTGCGCAATCCTGCGGCGGGCGCGTGGCTGGAGAGCGGCATGGTGGCCGAGCTTGGCGTCGCCATCCCCGACGGGGGTTACCGCGCGGGGCCGCGGGGCGATGCAGCGCCGTTTGGCCTGCTCGATCTGGCACCGGGACGCCAAACCTCGATCACCGGGGTTTTTCCGCTTCCCTCGTTTGCCCGCAACTGGCGCATTGATGACCGCACGGCATTCGGTTGGGGGCTGAGTGCCTCGGGCCTGAAGTCGCTGTCAGACGGGTCCGACACCACCCTGGCCCGCGGCGTCCCCGGTTTCGCGGCCAATTGCGAAGGTACGTTTGGTGGTGGCAACGCGACCTCAGCGCTGACCGACTTGTCTGGTTTGTGCGGCCAAAGTGGCACGACCCTGGGGGTCGATCTCACCCAGATTCTGCTTTCGGCGCATTGGGCATACCGGCTCACACCGACCCTCGCCGTTGGCGTTTCTCCGGTGCTGGCCGGCCAACGCATCGCCTTGCGCGGTCTCGGCGCGTTTGCAGCATTTTCGAATGCGCCAGACAAGGTCACCGACAACGGCTTCGACTACGCCTATGGCGGCGGCCTTCGGGTCGGCCTGCTGTGGGAGTTGGGCGCAGGTGTCGGGATCGGCGCGGCCTATCAGAGCCGCTTGTATCAAACCGATTTTGACCGCTATTCCGGCGCCATCATCGGTAAGTCGCTGGATTTTGCACCGGTGCTGAATCTGGGGGTGCAGTACCAGTTTCTGCCGGGCCATCGTCTGTTGATCGACTTTGAGCAGATTCGCTACGGCGACGTCAAGGCGCTGAGCAACACCGTGGCGGCGCAGCGGTTTACCGATGAATGCTTTGTGCCGAGACTGCTCAGCCGTAACCTGCCGAACACCGCCATGCTTGATGCCTGCCTGGGCGGTAACGCGGGTCCCGGCTTTGGCTGGCACAGCGTGGAGGTGTACAAGGTCGGGTATCAGGGTGAGCGTGGCCGGCTGAGTTGGCGCGCGGGCTTCAGTTGGGGTGGCAACCCGGTGGGCAAGGATCAGGCATTGCCATCCGTGTTCGCACCTGCCGTCACCGATCAGCACGCCGCCATTGGATTGTCATGGAAGCTCAGTCCTCGGCTCAATCTGGGGTGGGCCTTGCTCTATGCGGTGAACAACACGCAGCGCACGCTCAACACCCTGAGCAGCGCCCGCCCGGTGCTGCTGCAGGGCCAACTGCTGACATTTAACGTGGACGCCGACCCGGGCGACCAGCTCATCGAAGCGAATCTGAGCGTCTGGCAGTCACAATTCTCGCTGGGCTGGACGTTTGACTGA
- a CDS encoding efflux RND transporter periplasmic adaptor subunit encodes MTLTSHSSLKRTSWFMFLSLALAACGTDPTPHAAPEPAQHDLPTVTVVVELLPVHYETVGSVVSDQRIEISSRITAYLRRLDVREGDAVQRGQALATLDSEDLESAIQQASAQHQRAQAVLADAERTLVDTGTLYARKLVAESALRRAQVDRDIAARELEAATAMRAAARSQMDYAQIVSPVDGVVVERAARSGDLVTPGAPIVVVESDTALLFETHVAESQLAKLQVGDTVRVDIEAGGHSLGGRIARLVPSGDPVTRRYLAKIQLDQADGLAPGMFGRCTFMLAAQPGIAIPTTALAERGSLTGAFVVDDAQRLRFRWLRTGRVLGDRTEITSGLTPGETLLQRVDDRVRDGDLLMTPGAP; translated from the coding sequence ATGACCCTGACGTCACATAGCAGCCTGAAGCGCACATCGTGGTTCATGTTCTTGTCGTTGGCGCTGGCAGCCTGCGGGACCGACCCGACGCCCCACGCAGCGCCGGAGCCCGCGCAACACGACTTGCCCACGGTGACGGTGGTGGTCGAGCTGTTGCCGGTGCACTACGAAACGGTCGGCTCGGTGGTGTCGGACCAGCGTATCGAGATCAGCTCGCGCATCACCGCTTACCTGCGCCGTCTCGACGTGCGAGAAGGCGATGCCGTTCAGCGCGGCCAGGCGCTGGCCACGCTGGACAGTGAAGATCTTGAAAGTGCCATTCAACAGGCCAGCGCGCAGCATCAGCGCGCGCAGGCGGTACTGGCCGACGCCGAGCGGACCCTGGTCGACACCGGCACCCTGTACGCCCGCAAGCTGGTGGCCGAATCGGCTTTGCGACGCGCACAGGTTGACCGCGACATCGCCGCACGCGAGCTCGAGGCCGCCACGGCAATGCGTGCCGCGGCGCGCTCGCAAATGGACTACGCGCAGATCGTCAGCCCGGTCGACGGTGTCGTGGTCGAGCGCGCCGCGCGCAGTGGTGACCTGGTGACACCCGGCGCGCCCATCGTCGTCGTCGAGTCCGACACCGCGCTGCTGTTCGAAACCCACGTGGCCGAATCGCAACTGGCCAAGCTTCAGGTGGGCGATACGGTGCGCGTGGATATCGAAGCCGGTGGGCACTCACTGGGCGGTCGCATTGCACGCCTGGTGCCGTCCGGCGATCCGGTCACGCGGCGTTACCTCGCCAAGATTCAACTGGATCAGGCCGATGGCCTCGCCCCCGGCATGTTTGGTCGCTGTACCTTCATGCTTGCGGCACAGCCCGGCATCGCCATCCCCACCACGGCGTTGGCCGAGCGCGGCAGCCTGACCGGCGCCTTTGTGGTGGACGATGCACAGCGGCTGCGCTTTCGGTGGCTGCGCACCGGGCGGGTGCTGGGCGACCGTACCGAGATCACCAGCGGCCTGACGCCGGGCGAAACGCTGTTGCAGCGCGTCGATGACCGCGTTCGTGACGGCGACCTGTTGATGACGCCCGGAGCACCCTGA
- a CDS encoding efflux RND transporter permease subunit, producing MQQSDAPVRLNLAGGMTDYFIDSKLTPVFIVFCLLVGLIGASLTPREENPQIIVPGAEVHFDLPGRSAEAVDRLVASPAEQALRELEGVDDTFATSLYGAARIDVQFDVGIDKEKAMVRVYQRIDALRAALPPDIPPPQIRRIDADDVPIVAVTLASAEYDDYALRRLADTLRERLNTLPTISVTELHGGRSREIRIDLDPIRLEAFGLSLDDGIARFADRNVASLVGEAVQQGRYHPVILSARLTSVDAVRRMVLAVHDGQPIYVEDVATVHDGAAEQRHTLARFAFGPSDPRFTQDLGEMPAVTLSVAKKPNTNSVTTANEVLLAIEEMRAEFLPEAVHVITTRDDGAEANDTVNRLLRDMAVAISAVIVALLPFLGLRAGLIISGTLPLILFLTVAVDLVTGHTLNRIALFAMILSLGMIVDDSIVTLENIYRSYQQGGTRDARRAAVLAVNEIGPPTTMATVAVILVFASLNILSGMSGEYFAPISFNVMVTMALSLLLAYTVVPWSCHRWLRGRVAPASSGDPMSTPLYRRYAGLLMPLLERPMRRRLLYGAIMLALAGSLLQPAWQFLRPAGVGGPLSSGGVMLAIMPKENKNQFTITLDMPETTPLEVTDAAARRLGEVLRTEPVIANHVTYLGMPGVIDFAGQFRGLAHRRGPHVAEITVNLVHKSQRRTQLVPLIARLREATLPLKEAFPGIEIGFLDAPPGPPSRATLVAELYGTDPEVLRSLSDTVKARFEQTWGVVDVSHSQPVDLPRFDITVDAEKAALAGVSARAIQHTLAALVGGQPVAEAHLAGERNPVPIVVKVPRALEIDPLTLDRVHLRNAQGESVPLSEVTQTRTVLHDRPILRKNNERVTYVTAEIGDTAPAYVILDMDAHLKGLDLGNGQTLKTGGLGLRADIPQTLNSYHLLWDGEIRLTLDSFGEMAVVLSAALTLIFLLLVAIYRSFSIALLAMVAVPLGLIGVFPGHWLVGINFSMGSAIGVLALAGVVIRNSLLIIDFIQDYQRQGRPLKEAVVLAGAVRFRPIFLSALTVALGTLILYTEPLFAGLATSLIFGTVISTGLTLLILPTLYYRLAVKHPDWFDQRSPAVAG from the coding sequence ATGCAACAAAGCGACGCGCCGGTGCGGCTGAACCTTGCCGGCGGCATGACCGACTATTTCATCGACTCGAAACTGACGCCGGTGTTCATCGTGTTTTGCCTGCTGGTGGGTCTGATCGGCGCCTCGCTGACGCCGCGCGAAGAAAATCCGCAGATCATCGTGCCGGGCGCCGAGGTCCACTTCGATCTGCCGGGCCGCTCCGCCGAAGCGGTGGATCGGCTGGTGGCCAGCCCCGCAGAGCAGGCGCTGCGCGAGCTGGAAGGGGTGGATGACACCTTTGCCACCTCGCTGTATGGCGCGGCGCGCATTGATGTGCAGTTTGACGTGGGCATCGACAAGGAAAAAGCCATGGTGCGCGTGTATCAGCGCATCGATGCACTGCGGGCCGCGCTGCCGCCGGACATCCCACCGCCGCAGATTCGCCGCATCGATGCCGATGACGTCCCCATCGTCGCCGTCACCCTGGCTTCCGCCGAATACGATGACTACGCGCTGAGGCGGCTCGCCGACACCCTGCGCGAGCGGCTGAACACGCTGCCGACGATCTCGGTCACCGAGTTGCATGGCGGCCGCAGCCGCGAAATTCGTATCGACCTCGACCCGATTCGCCTCGAAGCGTTTGGTCTGAGCCTGGACGACGGCATCGCACGGTTTGCCGACCGGAATGTGGCTTCGCTGGTCGGCGAAGCCGTTCAACAGGGCCGCTATCACCCCGTGATCCTGAGCGCGCGACTGACGTCGGTCGATGCCGTGCGGCGCATGGTGCTGGCCGTTCACGACGGGCAGCCGATCTATGTCGAAGACGTGGCCACGGTGCACGACGGTGCGGCGGAACAGCGCCACACCTTGGCACGATTTGCCTTCGGGCCCAGTGATCCGCGCTTCACTCAGGATTTGGGCGAAATGCCTGCGGTGACCCTGTCGGTGGCCAAGAAGCCCAACACCAATTCGGTGACGACGGCCAACGAAGTGCTGCTGGCGATTGAAGAAATGCGTGCCGAGTTTCTACCCGAGGCGGTGCATGTCATCACCACGCGTGACGACGGCGCAGAGGCCAACGACACCGTCAACCGCCTGTTGCGTGACATGGCCGTGGCGATCAGCGCGGTCATTGTGGCGTTGCTGCCGTTTTTGGGACTGCGCGCGGGCTTGATCATCAGCGGCACGCTACCGCTGATTCTGTTTCTGACTGTGGCCGTTGATCTGGTCACCGGGCACACGCTGAACCGCATCGCCCTGTTCGCGATGATCCTGTCGCTGGGCATGATTGTCGATGACAGCATCGTCACCCTGGAAAACATCTACCGCAGTTATCAGCAGGGTGGTACGCGGGATGCCCGGCGCGCGGCCGTCCTCGCGGTCAACGAGATTGGACCGCCCACCACCATGGCGACCGTGGCGGTGATTCTGGTATTCGCCTCACTCAACATTCTCAGTGGCATGAGCGGCGAGTACTTCGCGCCCATCTCCTTCAACGTGATGGTGACCATGGCGCTGTCATTGCTGCTCGCCTACACGGTGGTGCCGTGGAGCTGTCATCGCTGGTTGCGGGGCCGCGTTGCGCCAGCCTCGTCCGGCGACCCGATGTCCACACCGCTGTACCGACGCTACGCCGGCCTGCTGATGCCGTTGCTCGAACGCCCGATGCGGCGGCGCCTGCTGTATGGCGCCATCATGCTGGCGCTGGCGGGTTCACTGCTGCAACCCGCCTGGCAGTTCCTGCGGCCTGCGGGGGTTGGCGGGCCGCTGTCCAGCGGCGGGGTGATGCTGGCCATCATGCCCAAGGAGAACAAGAACCAGTTCACCATTACGCTGGACATGCCCGAGACGACGCCACTGGAAGTCACCGATGCTGCTGCGCGGCGACTGGGCGAGGTGCTCCGCACAGAACCCGTCATCGCCAATCACGTGACCTACCTCGGCATGCCCGGGGTCATTGACTTTGCCGGGCAGTTTCGTGGCTTGGCCCACCGGCGTGGCCCACACGTGGCGGAGATCACCGTCAATCTGGTGCACAAAAGCCAACGCCGCACGCAGCTCGTGCCGCTGATCGCCCGCCTGCGCGAGGCGACCCTGCCGCTGAAAGAGGCATTTCCCGGCATCGAGATTGGCTTTCTGGATGCACCGCCTGGCCCGCCCAGCCGCGCCACGCTGGTGGCCGAGCTGTATGGCACCGACCCGGAGGTGCTGCGCAGCCTCTCCGACACCGTGAAGGCGCGCTTCGAGCAGACCTGGGGTGTGGTGGATGTCAGCCACAGCCAGCCGGTTGACCTGCCGCGGTTCGACATTACCGTCGACGCTGAAAAGGCCGCTCTCGCGGGCGTCAGTGCGCGCGCGATCCAGCACACGCTGGCGGCACTGGTGGGCGGACAGCCGGTGGCCGAAGCCCACCTTGCGGGCGAACGGAATCCGGTACCGATTGTGGTGAAGGTGCCGCGCGCGCTGGAGATCGATCCCCTGACCTTGGACCGGGTGCACCTGCGCAACGCCCAGGGCGAGTCGGTTCCGTTGTCGGAGGTCACCCAAACCCGCACGGTGCTGCACGACCGGCCAATCCTGCGAAAAAACAATGAACGGGTGACCTATGTGACGGCCGAAATTGGCGACACCGCGCCGGCGTACGTCATTCTCGACATGGATGCGCATCTGAAAGGGCTCGACCTTGGCAACGGGCAAACGTTGAAGACTGGCGGTTTGGGTCTGCGTGCCGACATTCCGCAAACCCTGAACAGTTATCACCTGCTCTGGGATGGCGAAATACGCCTGACCCTCGATTCCTTTGGCGAAATGGCGGTGGTGCTCAGCGCTGCGCTGACGCTCATCTTTTTGCTGCTGGTGGCGATCTATCGATCTTTCAGCATCGCGCTGCTGGCGATGGTGGCGGTGCCGCTGGGCTTGATTGGCGTGTTTCCCGGCCATTGGCTGGTGGGCATCAATTTCAGCATGGGGTCGGCGATTGGCGTGCTCGCTCTGGCCGGCGTGGTGATTCGCAACTCGCTGCTGATCATCGACTTCATTCAAGACTACCAACGACAGGGACGACCGCTGAAAGAGGCCGTCGTGCTGGCCGGTGCCGTGCGCTTTCGGCCGATCTTTCTATCGGCGCTGACGGTGGCGTTGGGCACGCTCATTCTGTACACCGAACCGCTGTTTGCCGGGCTGGCCACCTCGCTGATTTTTGGCACCGTGATCTCCACGGGCCTGACCCTGTTGATTCTGCCGACGCTCTATTACCGGCTTGCGGTCAAACATCCGGATTGGTTTGATCAGCGTTCGCCGGCGGTTGCGGGATGA
- a CDS encoding class I adenylate-forming enzyme family protein, which produces MNISTLLDMAADAFGDRTGVVCAETRLDYATLRDKAWRAARHFQAADVEYVALLDVTSPAAPVTLFGAAYAGIPFVPLNYRLTKAEINALLDRVSPVLVIAGPDQLGQIEAREGVTAMTRDALLSLPDDGAEPPIAPEDPSAVAVQLFTSGTTGAPKAAILRHENLTSYIIGTVEFAAAEETDAIVVTVPPYHIAGISAVLSSTYACRRMVQLEAFEPAAWLAAVRNEKVSNAFLVPTMLQRVVEHLSDRGEAAQLPSLRALAYGGGKMPLTVIAKAMALFPSVDFTNAYGLTETSSTVAVLGPDDHRMAVASDDPLIRRRLGSVGRATGAVEIQIRNEDGAVLAAEDAGLVFVRGPQVSGEYLSQGSQLDAEGWFPTKDRGYLDADGYLFLDGRDDDVIVRGGENISPGEIEDVLMTHPAVADVAVVAMPDEQWGEAVAAAVVCKPGSIVSDADLKALVRDRLRSSRVPQRIVFKAALPYTETGKLLRRVIRAELLS; this is translated from the coding sequence ATGAACATCTCCACCCTGCTCGACATGGCGGCCGACGCCTTCGGCGACCGCACCGGCGTGGTCTGCGCCGAGACGCGGCTCGACTACGCCACCCTCCGTGACAAGGCCTGGCGTGCAGCAAGGCACTTTCAGGCGGCGGACGTTGAGTACGTTGCACTGCTGGACGTCACCAGTCCGGCGGCGCCCGTCACCCTGTTCGGTGCGGCGTACGCGGGGATTCCGTTTGTGCCGCTGAACTACCGGCTCACCAAAGCCGAGATCAACGCCCTGCTTGATCGCGTGTCGCCGGTACTGGTCATCGCTGGGCCTGATCAGCTCGGGCAGATTGAGGCACGTGAGGGCGTGACGGCGATGACGCGGGACGCCCTGCTGAGCCTGCCGGATGACGGCGCCGAGCCGCCCATCGCGCCGGAAGACCCCAGTGCCGTCGCCGTGCAACTGTTCACGAGCGGCACGACGGGCGCGCCCAAGGCGGCGATTCTGCGTCACGAAAACCTCACGTCGTACATCATCGGCACCGTGGAATTCGCGGCGGCGGAAGAGACCGATGCCATCGTCGTCACCGTGCCGCCGTACCACATCGCCGGTATTTCGGCGGTGCTGTCGTCCACTTATGCCTGCCGTCGCATGGTGCAGCTTGAGGCCTTCGAGCCCGCAGCCTGGCTGGCCGCCGTGCGCAACGAAAAAGTGAGCAACGCCTTCCTGGTGCCCACCATGTTGCAACGCGTGGTGGAACACCTCAGCGATCGCGGCGAAGCGGCGCAACTGCCCTCGTTACGGGCGCTGGCTTATGGCGGCGGCAAGATGCCGCTGACGGTTATCGCCAAGGCCATGGCCCTGTTCCCCAGCGTTGATTTCACCAACGCCTACGGTCTCACGGAAACCAGTTCCACCGTCGCCGTGCTGGGCCCGGACGATCACCGCATGGCGGTGGCCAGTGACGACCCGCTGATCCGCCGCCGCCTCGGCTCGGTGGGTCGCGCGACCGGCGCTGTCGAGATTCAGATCAGGAATGAAGACGGCGCAGTGCTGGCGGCTGAAGACGCCGGTCTGGTTTTCGTGCGCGGCCCGCAAGTCTCGGGCGAGTACCTGAGCCAGGGCTCGCAGCTCGACGCCGAAGGCTGGTTCCCCACCAAAGACCGCGGCTATCTCGACGCCGACGGCTATCTGTTTCTCGACGGTCGTGACGACGACGTGATTGTCCGTGGCGGCGAAAACATTTCGCCCGGCGAAATCGAAGACGTGTTGATGACGCACCCCGCGGTCGCCGATGTTGCCGTTGTCGCCATGCCCGATGAGCAATGGGGCGAAGCGGTTGCCGCCGCCGTGGTCTGCAAACCCGGTTCGATCGTGAGCGACGCGGACCTGAAAGCGCTGGTGCGGGATCGCCTGCGCTCGTCGCGCGTGCCGCAGCGCATCGTCTTCAAGGCTGCCCTGCCCTACACCGAAACCGGCAAGTTGCTGCGTCGGGTGATCCGCGCTGAATTGTTGTCGTAG
- a CDS encoding endonuclease domain-containing protein encodes MTDAERRLWMRLRGSRLNGCKFRRQQPLGPFIVDFVCLEQRLVIEVDGGQHAASTEDAARDGWLSANNFRVLRFWNNEVLTETESVLERIFAELNHAAPSPQPLSRKGRGT; translated from the coding sequence ATGACCGATGCCGAACGCAGGCTGTGGATGCGACTGCGCGGATCGCGCCTTAACGGCTGCAAGTTTCGCCGCCAGCAACCACTTGGGCCGTTTATCGTCGATTTTGTCTGCCTCGAGCAGCGTTTGGTGATTGAAGTTGATGGAGGTCAGCACGCCGCAAGTACTGAGGATGCTGCGCGTGATGGCTGGCTAAGCGCCAATAATTTTCGCGTGCTGCGATTCTGGAACAACGAGGTTTTAACTGAAACCGAGTCGGTACTAGAGCGGATATTCGCTGAACTGAACCACGCTGCCCCCTCACCCCAACCCCTCTCCCGCAAGGGGAGAGGGACTTGA
- a CDS encoding alpha/beta hydrolase: MNINPELLRLPTTLALPGEGVLHVAASLWCPATTPRAVWVCQPGGNMNRHYFDLQPPDSDTPSYSFAAQMVARGDAVLALDHLGIGDSDRPADGWLLTPERLAEAMASAIAEATALLPNVPLLGLGHSMGALMTVLTQDRSQAFVGVAVLGFATRGLPAFLPPTLKDLDGVIPDGDALRVHAERMFGEPFPTIHRRSKGNKAFYGSAEAETDGIRALKRATDCLLPIPALRSMMPGNVAAEAQRLTVPVFIGVGDRDLVGPANDLPAAFAAAPSVHLEVLADTGHSHFLFPSRVRLFDALADWAAGVV; encoded by the coding sequence ATGAACATCAACCCTGAACTACTTCGTCTGCCGACCACCCTCGCCCTCCCCGGCGAGGGGGTGCTGCACGTCGCCGCCAGCCTCTGGTGCCCGGCCACGACTCCCCGTGCGGTGTGGGTCTGCCAGCCGGGCGGCAACATGAACCGGCATTACTTTGACCTGCAGCCACCGGACAGCGACACCCCCAGCTATTCCTTCGCCGCACAGATGGTCGCGCGCGGTGATGCGGTTTTGGCGCTCGATCATCTCGGCATCGGCGACAGCGACCGACCGGCGGATGGCTGGCTGCTGACGCCAGAGCGTCTGGCCGAAGCAATGGCGTCAGCGATCGCCGAGGCGACCGCCTTGCTGCCGAACGTGCCCCTGTTGGGGCTGGGTCACTCCATGGGCGCGCTGATGACGGTACTCACCCAGGACCGAAGTCAGGCGTTTGTCGGGGTCGCAGTTCTGGGTTTTGCCACCCGTGGTCTGCCGGCTTTTCTGCCGCCCACGCTGAAAGACCTCGACGGCGTGATCCCCGATGGCGACGCCTTACGCGTGCACGCCGAACGCATGTTTGGCGAGCCCTTCCCGACGATCCATCGCCGCAGCAAGGGCAACAAGGCGTTTTACGGCAGTGCCGAGGCCGAGACCGACGGCATCAGGGCGCTCAAACGCGCCACCGACTGCCTGCTGCCGATTCCGGCGCTGCGTTCGATGATGCCCGGCAACGTCGCCGCCGAAGCGCAGCGACTGACCGTGCCGGTGTTCATCGGCGTGGGCGATCGTGACCTGGTCGGCCCTGCCAACGATCTGCCTGCCGCCTTTGCCGCCGCGCCGTCGGTGCACCTTGAAGTACTGGCGGACACCGGGCACAGCCACTTCCTTTTTCCCAGCCGGGTACGGTTATTCGACGCACTGGCCGACTGGGCCGCCGGCGTGGTTTGA